One Schlesneria paludicola DSM 18645 DNA segment encodes these proteins:
- a CDS encoding transposase: MPQSLSRVWLHFTFSTKDRQAFLPRLDSREALFRMLGHEIEKAGCIPKCCGGWTDHVHVICGLSRTVTISALIQQIKIETSKWAKKSPLQIGAFSWQQGYGAFSISESILENVIKYVQRQEEHHRHRSFQDEFRELCRKHGLEIDERYVWD; encoded by the coding sequence ACTTTCAGTACGAAAGACCGCCAGGCATTTCTTCCGAGGTTGGACTCTCGTGAAGCACTGTTTCGAATGCTTGGTCACGAAATTGAGAAAGCCGGATGCATCCCCAAATGTTGTGGGGGTTGGACTGACCATGTTCACGTCATTTGCGGGTTGTCGCGGACTGTGACAATTTCCGCCCTCATTCAACAAATCAAAATCGAAACGTCAAAGTGGGCGAAGAAGTCGCCCCTTCAGATTGGGGCATTTTCATGGCAACAAGGGTATGGTGCCTTTTCGATCAGCGAATCAATCCTCGAAAATGTCATCAAGTACGTCCAGCGGCAGGAGGAGCATCATCGACATCGTTCATTTCAGGATGAATTCCGCGAACTTTGTCGCAAACACGGACTCGAAATCGATGAACGATACGTCTGGGATTGA
- a CDS encoding alpha/beta hydrolase, with protein MPLIPEAAAFLDQLAKQNLPPMETLPIEVTRRALAIGAKPAPNPPVLRQVQNLLIKRPDGTDLPIRIYLPTTSTPLAACLYFHGGGWVLNSVDTHDDLVRRLAAASDSVFVSVEYRLAPEHKYPAAAEDAYTALQWVYNHAAELGCHPDRIVMSGDSAGANLAAAACLMTRDRNGPKVAFQVLIYPITDCNFETPSYIANAKGYFLTRSEMMWFWKHYVSSPEQMHEAYASPLRAESLQGLPPAFVITAEFDPLRDEGEVYAAALRAAGVDATVRRYDGMIHAFMRRVQQFETAKIAIQEVADYLRRGFRS; from the coding sequence ATGCCACTAATTCCCGAAGCCGCCGCGTTTCTCGATCAACTTGCAAAGCAGAACCTGCCCCCGATGGAGACTCTGCCGATCGAGGTGACGCGGCGGGCGCTGGCGATCGGCGCAAAGCCCGCTCCCAACCCGCCGGTCTTAAGGCAGGTGCAGAATCTCTTGATCAAACGTCCTGATGGGACCGATCTGCCCATTCGCATCTACTTGCCGACAACATCCACGCCGCTGGCGGCTTGCCTGTACTTTCACGGCGGCGGATGGGTCTTGAACAGCGTCGACACTCATGATGACCTTGTCCGGCGGCTGGCTGCTGCGTCGGACAGTGTGTTTGTCAGTGTGGAATATCGTCTGGCACCCGAACACAAGTACCCTGCGGCCGCCGAAGATGCCTACACGGCGCTGCAATGGGTGTACAATCACGCGGCAGAACTTGGCTGCCATCCCGACCGGATCGTGATGTCGGGTGATAGTGCGGGGGCCAATCTGGCTGCGGCCGCCTGTCTGATGACGCGGGATCGAAACGGTCCGAAAGTGGCCTTCCAGGTTCTGATTTATCCGATCACCGACTGCAATTTCGAGACACCGTCGTACATCGCGAATGCGAAGGGGTATTTTCTGACCCGAAGCGAAATGATGTGGTTCTGGAAGCATTACGTTTCGTCGCCCGAGCAAATGCACGAAGCGTATGCGTCGCCGCTACGAGCCGAGTCGCTGCAGGGATTGCCGCCGGCGTTTGTGATCACTGCCGAGTTTGATCCGCTGCGAGACGAAGGTGAAGTGTATGCCGCGGCCTTACGCGCGGCGGGAGTTGACGCGACCGTCCGTCGCTATGACGGGATGATTCATGCGTTCATGCGTCGCGTGCAACAATTTGAAACCGCCAAGATCGCGATTCAAGAGGTTGCGGACTACCTTCGTCGTGGG